The region TTCATGAAAACTTGATTTTTAATGAGTATAAATGTATAAAATTATTATAACACCCATTAAAAAATAGGGGTTATCAGTAAATAAATATGAAATAAACAAAAACAACCCCTAAAAAATTAGGGGTTGTTTTTTAACCTAGGTAAGTTTTGATTTTTTTGTAAATTTTTGAAGTTGACTTAGGTCAATTTAGAGAGAAAAAGACCTAAAAAGACAGCCAAGATTCCTAGAATTATGCTTCCGAAGGTGTAAAAGAAGAAATTTAGGTAATCACCGGTGCGTAAAAGTGCTTGATTTTCAAAGGCAAAGCTGGAAAAGGTTGTAAAGCCACCACAAAAGCCAACGGCTAGAAATAATACGGTATTAGAGTTAAAAATTTCAGACCGGGCAGCGATTCCTAGAATTAATCCTAACAGTAAACTTCCCAAAATATTTACCGTAAAAGTCCCAATGGGAATAAATTCGGTTTCAAAATTTAAACTTTTACTGATTAGATAGCGCAAAACACTACCAAGACCGCCGCCTAAAAAAATCAATAATAGTTGTTTGAACATAAGTGCTTATTTAACCGGAATGTAAAGGTGTGTGATCCATTTTGCAGGATTTGCAACATCGTCTGGAGACGTTAAGTGAACTTCAAAATTATGAGCATCTTCTAGAACTTCAAGTTCGTTTTCTTCAATGTAATTATAAGCAGCATCCCAGGCCTCTTTTAGGTTTTTATAATCTCCCTTTAAAGTAGTTTTTAACACTTTTTGATTGGGGATAAACCCGGTTAAAATCTCACTTTCAGCGGGAGTAATTACCTCGCTCGGTGTAAATATCCCTACAGAAAAAATTGCTGTTCCAGAAGTTTCGTTCCATTCATTGTAAAGTACAAAAGGGTTTCCACTTTTCTCAATTCCGTTCTCATCCATATAAGTTGAAACCTCTGCAAACATAGGTACCATTTTCTCATCTACCTGACTTATTTTGCTGGCGGTAGTGGTGTACATATAATAGCCGCCTCCATGCTGAATAACTCCGTCTACATTAATGGCGTATTTATCCATTTTATTCAAAACAACGCTTTGCATATTATTAAGCCCTTTTTGAAACATTGGGCGCATCATTTCTGCAATACTTTCGTCCTGAAAGGTAAAAGCCAGTTTTTCCATAAAACTTTGGTGGCCTTTTATACCCCAGGTGACTTCAGTGCCATTTTCAATTTCATTGAACTCCCAGTAAGCCTGGCTTGTAGATTCTCCATAAGGAGTTATGAAACTAATTTGCTGCTCTATTTTAGAATAAGGTTTTGCTGAAATAGTTTTTATTTCTCCATCCCCTGCACTGTCACTTTTCCAGGAATAAGAAGCACTATCTCCGCTGGTTTTCGTTCCATATTCAATAATCATATCATCGGCTTCAGCAGACCAGGGCTCCCAGTTTTTCCAGTTTTTAAATTCGTTCACTTCCTGGAAAACCATTTCTACCGGAGCGGTAATTACTTTGGTTTCTTCAATTTGATAATCGCCATCTTTCGTGGCTATATAGATAGAGCCTGCAATAATTACAATAAGAAGTAAGAAGAAAAAGTATTTTAATATTTTCATGTGGGTTGCTTTATAAGCGAAGATACTTAAATTTAACATTATTTGTTTATTCGCTAAGGGAGAAGTGGTCTTTACGGATTTAAAAAGCCTTTAAGAATAAAGAGCAGACCTATAAAAGCGAGAAAGGCTAGCAAAACCCATAAACTACCTTTGTATTGTTTTTTATGTAATACCGTATCTTTTTTATAACTAAACACAATAATTATTACAAAAGCGACTACAAATAAGCCTGCAAAAACGAGTTGGCCGGTGCTAAACATTTTATTTACTTTTATGCAAAGTTAAGGTTTTAGGCTTAACCTGTAATTGATTTAGAATTTATTAAAATGAAACCAACATGATGCCGGGCGCAAAAAATTGGCAATACACATCCCGTCCCAATTACTTAGGGGAGGGAGATGACTATAAGCCTATGATGAATTCCCACATTGGGATAATATCGTTCAGTTAAAGATTAAAGACCCCCGAGCCCTCCTTTAGGTTTGCAGGAATAAAGAAAAAAGACCAAATTCGAATTATTGAATATCAGTGTTTTTTAAATAAAAAATTTAAATTATGAAACTATATGGTCATTCTTTCCAAAGCAAGATATGAATAAGGAAAAACATCCGAATTTTCATCATTCATATTCCATAAAATCAAAAAAACTTTACCGAATAACTAAGTATTCGGCTCGCCGATAGGCAAGAGCTGAATATTTTGTTGACGAATCCGGTTGATTTGCCGTCTATGGGTAAAACGATGAATTGAGGGAAGGATAATTGGAGGTTAAGCTGTCTTTACGTGGCTAAAATGTATAGAACCTACTTATTTTATAACGTCATCTGGACTTTTTTAGTGGTTTCAATTTACAATAGTTGGTTTTTATCGTTTAATTTTAAAGTTAAGGCATAGCAGAGTCTGCCCGCCTTTGCAGATTAATTTTTAGTTGCTCCTATTTAATTTTTTATCTTTTAATAGAACTCTCCAATTTGCGGGAGGCCCACGTGCATCAAACAACAGAATGGTATGCAGTCTTCCTTTTTTACAGGTAGAACATCTGCGGTGCAAAAGTGGCTGGATGGTTCTGACAGGTTCCATCTTTACCGTAGCCAGTTCAGCTTGTAGTTTTGGCAACTTCTCCTTTTTCCAACTGCTACTCAAAATACCATAATGTCGTATTCGAGTAAATCCCTTGGGTAAAATATGCAGGGCAAACCGCCTGATAAACTCTTGGCCCGATAAGGTTAAGTTGACTTTCTTTCCTGCACGACGATAATCTTTTGCAGTAAAAGTCACCTTTCTGTTTTTGCGATCTACATCCGTAATCCGATGATTGCTAATGGCTATTTTATGGGTATATCTGCCCAGGTATTCAATGACATATTTTGGACTTCTAAAAGGTTGTTTGGCATATACCACCCACTTTTTACTGAATACCTTATCGTAAACTTTTTGAGGAATTTTCAACTCACTCTTTCTTAGCTCAGCTATATATTTTGCCCTAAACACTTGGCTCATGGATTTTACATTAAACAAGTATTTTCCATTGTTCTTTGCTTTTTTCCATGTTCCTGATTTGTTCAAACCACCTCCTGGTACAATGCAATGTAAGTGAGGATGCAAACTCATATTCTGGCCCCAAGTATGGAGCACCGCAATCATGCCCATTCTGCCACCCAAGTGTTTGGGGTTTTCCCCAAATTGCTGCAAGGTCTGCCAGGCGGCCCTGAACAAACTGCCGTACACTATTTTGCCGTGGCTCAAGGCATAGCTGTTAAATTCACTTGGAAGGGTAAACACCAAATGAAAATAGGGAACGTTCAAGAGTTCGTTTTCCCTTGCCCTAATCCATTCTTCACGTTTGTGCCCCTGGCATGTTGGACAATGCCTGTTCCTGCAACTGTTGTAACTGATGTGCAGCTCGTGGCAACAATCGCATTTATCAATGTGTCCGCCCATAGCTTCTGTTCGGCACCTCCTTATGGCCTGCAATGCACGGTAATGCCATGAGGTTAGGCTCAAGCTTTTGAGCTGTAGCTGTTCCATCTCTAAAATGTCAGCTACCTTATGTTGGGGCCGCATTAATCGTAGAGCTTGTCTAGAGGAGAAAACTTCGAACAAC is a window of Salegentibacter salegens DNA encoding:
- the crcB gene encoding fluoride efflux transporter CrcB, whose protein sequence is MFKQLLLIFLGGGLGSVLRYLISKSLNFETEFIPIGTFTVNILGSLLLGLILGIAARSEIFNSNTVLFLAVGFCGGFTTFSSFAFENQALLRTGDYLNFFFYTFGSIILGILAVFLGLFLSKLT
- a CDS encoding SRPBCC family protein is translated as MKILKYFFFLLLIVIIAGSIYIATKDGDYQIEETKVITAPVEMVFQEVNEFKNWKNWEPWSAEADDMIIEYGTKTSGDSASYSWKSDSAGDGEIKTISAKPYSKIEQQISFITPYGESTSQAYWEFNEIENGTEVTWGIKGHQSFMEKLAFTFQDESIAEMMRPMFQKGLNNMQSVVLNKMDKYAINVDGVIQHGGGYYMYTTTASKISQVDEKMVPMFAEVSTYMDENGIEKSGNPFVLYNEWNETSGTAIFSVGIFTPSEVITPAESEILTGFIPNQKVLKTTLKGDYKNLKEAWDAAYNYIEENELEVLEDAHNFEVHLTSPDDVANPAKWITHLYIPVK
- a CDS encoding IS91 family transposase; this encodes MRPQHKVADILEMEQLQLKSLSLTSWHYRALQAIRRCRTEAMGGHIDKCDCCHELHISYNSCRNRHCPTCQGHKREEWIRARENELLNVPYFHLVFTLPSEFNSYALSHGKIVYGSLFRAAWQTLQQFGENPKHLGGRMGMIAVLHTWGQNMSLHPHLHCIVPGGGLNKSGTWKKAKNNGKYLFNVKSMSQVFRAKYIAELRKSELKIPQKVYDKVFSKKWVVYAKQPFRSPKYVIEYLGRYTHKIAISNHRITDVDRKNRKVTFTAKDYRRAGKKVNLTLSGQEFIRRFALHILPKGFTRIRHYGILSSSWKKEKLPKLQAELATVKMEPVRTIQPLLHRRCSTCKKGRLHTILLFDARGPPANWRVLLKDKKLNRSN